From one Nonomuraea polychroma genomic stretch:
- a CDS encoding carbohydrate ABC transporter permease, with protein sequence MLLETAARPARTKPGPSLTSDQAERIRRIRRSGAYILLIISSAVFLLPFLWMLTTSLKSDAENLAFPPQWFPDSFHVDNYVKGWSGSLPFTRFLLNTILITALSMLGNLISCILPAYAFARMRARAAGVMFTALLATMMIPREITLVPKFIMFSKLGWVDTYLPLIVPEFFGVALYIFLLRQFFTTIPQELIDAARIDGASELRILWSVMLPLAKPAIAAICLFSFVGNWNQYLENTIYLRSVEKLTLAQGLGMFNGQFVTQYNQMMAVAIMSMLPILVIFFLAQKTFIRGVTLTGIAGR encoded by the coding sequence ATGCTCCTCGAGACCGCGGCCCGGCCCGCGCGTACGAAGCCGGGCCCGTCCCTGACGTCCGATCAGGCCGAGCGCATCAGGCGGATCCGGCGTAGCGGGGCGTACATCCTGCTGATCATCAGCTCGGCGGTGTTCCTGCTGCCGTTCCTGTGGATGCTGACGACCTCGCTCAAATCCGACGCCGAGAACCTGGCCTTCCCGCCCCAATGGTTCCCGGACTCCTTCCACGTCGACAACTACGTCAAGGGCTGGTCGGGGTCGCTGCCGTTCACCAGGTTCCTGCTGAACACGATCCTGATCACCGCGCTGTCCATGCTCGGGAACCTCATCTCGTGCATCCTGCCCGCCTACGCCTTCGCGCGGATGCGGGCGCGGGCGGCCGGCGTCATGTTCACGGCGTTGCTGGCCACGATGATGATCCCGCGTGAGATCACGCTGGTGCCGAAGTTCATCATGTTCTCGAAGCTCGGCTGGGTGGACACGTACCTGCCGCTGATCGTGCCGGAGTTCTTCGGCGTGGCGCTCTACATCTTCCTGCTGCGGCAGTTCTTCACCACGATCCCGCAGGAGCTCATCGACGCCGCCCGCATCGACGGGGCCTCGGAGCTGCGCATCCTGTGGAGCGTCATGCTGCCGCTGGCCAAGCCGGCGATCGCGGCGATCTGCCTGTTCTCCTTCGTCGGCAACTGGAACCAGTATCTGGAGAACACCATCTACCTGCGCTCGGTGGAGAAGCTCACGCTCGCGCAGGGTCTGGGCATGTTCAACGGCCAGTTCGTCACCCAGTACAACCAGATGATGGCCGTCGCGATCATGTCGATGCTGCCCATCCTCGTCATCTTTTTCCTGGCTCAGAAGACGTTCATCCGGGGTGTCACGCTCACGGGTATCGCAGGAAGGTAA
- a CDS encoding aldo/keto reductase: MSYERQPYRRCGHSGLLLPAVSLGLWHNFGEDKPVETQRAILHKALDLGITHFDIADRYGPPFGAAESAFGRIFPKSLRDEVVVTTKGFNPMWDGPYGYGGSRKHLLATLDRSRARLGLDFVDIFYLHRDDEETPLEETAATLDHMVRTGRTLYVGVSNFSPERTAAIARLLRGLGTPLLVHQPSYSLLNRGIEDALLDVLEQEGVGCVVYSPLAQGLLTDRYLDGIPADSRAAEGRFLTPDRVTPQVLAFVRALSAIATARGQSVAQLALAWALRDPRITSVLVGASSPEQLEANVACVDHLDFTDDELTAIDQAAKEADVHA; this comes from the coding sequence TTGTCGTACGAACGTCAGCCGTACCGCAGGTGCGGCCACAGCGGACTGCTCCTGCCCGCCGTGTCGCTCGGCCTGTGGCACAACTTCGGCGAGGACAAGCCGGTCGAGACCCAGCGCGCGATCCTGCACAAGGCGCTCGACCTGGGCATCACCCACTTCGACATCGCCGACCGCTACGGCCCGCCGTTCGGCGCCGCCGAGTCCGCGTTCGGGCGGATCTTCCCGAAGTCGCTGCGGGACGAGGTGGTGGTGACCACCAAGGGCTTCAACCCCATGTGGGACGGCCCCTACGGGTACGGCGGCTCGCGCAAGCACCTGCTGGCCACCCTCGACCGGTCGCGGGCCCGGCTCGGCCTCGACTTCGTCGACATCTTCTACCTGCACCGGGATGACGAGGAGACGCCGCTGGAGGAGACGGCGGCCACGCTGGACCACATGGTCCGCACCGGCCGCACCCTGTACGTCGGGGTCTCCAACTTCTCGCCCGAACGCACCGCCGCGATCGCCAGGCTGCTGCGCGGCCTCGGCACGCCGCTGCTGGTGCACCAGCCCTCCTACTCGCTGCTCAACCGCGGCATCGAGGACGCCCTGCTCGATGTCCTGGAGCAGGAGGGCGTCGGCTGCGTGGTCTACTCGCCGCTGGCCCAGGGCCTGCTGACCGACCGCTACCTGGACGGCATCCCGGCCGACTCCCGCGCCGCCGAAGGACGATTCCTCACCCCCGACCGGGTCACCCCGCAGGTGCTGGCATTCGTCCGCGCGCTGTCGGCGATCGCCACCGCCCGCGGCCAGAGCGTCGCCCAGCTCGCTCTGGCCTGGGCCCTGCGCGACCCCCGCATCACCTCCGTCCTGGTCGGCGCCTCCAGCCCCGAGCAACTCGAGGCCAACGTCGCCTGCGTGGACCACCTCGACTTCACCGACGACGAGCTCACCGCCATCGACCAAGCCGCGAAGGAGGCAGATGTCCATGCGTAG
- a CDS encoding cupin domain-containing protein — MRRSTLAAMGAGVSLPGFRVESGGVSTLPPGRISHAKGLHTHPDPEIFLILSGTGKIHINGEISDFAGGDVLIVEPGEDHHLEAVSEVVTTWLHLEPA, encoded by the coding sequence ATGCGTAGGAGCACGCTGGCGGCCATGGGAGCAGGAGTGTCGCTGCCGGGGTTCCGGGTCGAGTCCGGCGGGGTCTCGACGTTGCCACCCGGCCGGATCAGCCACGCCAAGGGCTTGCACACCCACCCGGATCCGGAGATCTTCCTCATCCTCTCCGGTACCGGAAAGATCCATATAAATGGCGAAATTTCAGATTTCGCCGGGGGTGATGTGCTCATCGTGGAGCCTGGCGAGGACCACCATCTGGAGGCCGTCTCGGAGGTGGTCACCACCTGGCTGCACTTGGAGCCCGCGTGA
- a CDS encoding aldo/keto reductase — protein MTCPVPLPRVGLGGGPLGNYLLSISDADAQAVMDTAWACGIRYYDTAPFYGLGLSERRMGRALRERPRSEFVLSTKVGRLVRPGPGDNGGFAVPGDRHVEWDFTRDGVLRSVEESLDRLGLDHVDILFIHDPDRHWPQALDEAYPALADLRSQGVVRAIGVGMNQSPMLVDFVKHTDLDLLLAANQVTLLRRTAFDELLPICQDRGIPVIAASLFHRGLLAAAEPPADAPAEVHAYAAACARHDVPLPSAALQFPLRHPAVSTVLVGAHAPDHVTANLQALDRPVPIALWDELA, from the coding sequence GTGACGTGCCCTGTCCCGCTCCCCCGCGTCGGCCTGGGCGGGGGCCCGCTCGGCAACTACCTGCTGTCCATCTCCGACGCCGACGCCCAGGCCGTCATGGACACGGCCTGGGCGTGCGGCATCCGCTACTACGACACCGCTCCGTTCTACGGACTGGGCCTGTCCGAGCGGCGTATGGGACGCGCGTTGCGCGAGCGCCCACGTTCGGAGTTCGTCCTGTCGACGAAGGTCGGACGGCTCGTACGGCCGGGGCCGGGCGACAACGGCGGCTTCGCCGTGCCCGGCGACCGTCACGTCGAGTGGGACTTCACCCGCGACGGGGTGCTGCGCAGCGTCGAGGAGTCCCTGGACCGCCTGGGCCTCGACCACGTGGACATCCTGTTCATCCACGATCCCGACCGCCACTGGCCGCAGGCGCTCGACGAGGCCTATCCCGCGCTGGCGGACCTGCGCTCCCAGGGTGTCGTGCGCGCCATCGGCGTGGGCATGAACCAGTCGCCCATGTTGGTGGACTTCGTCAAGCACACCGACCTGGACCTGCTGCTGGCCGCCAACCAGGTCACCCTTCTGCGCCGGACGGCGTTCGACGAGCTCCTGCCGATCTGCCAGGACCGCGGCATCCCGGTCATCGCGGCCAGCCTCTTCCACCGCGGGCTGCTGGCCGCCGCCGAGCCGCCCGCGGACGCGCCCGCCGAGGTCCACGCCTACGCGGCGGCGTGCGCCCGGCACGACGTTCCGCTGCCGTCGGCGGCGCTGCAGTTCCCCTTGCGGCATCCGGCAGTGAGCACGGTCCTCGTCGGCGCCCACGCTCCGGACCATGTCACCGCCAACCTCCAAGCCCTGGACCGCCCCGTTCCCATCGCCCTCTGGGACGAGCTCGCCTGA